A window of Paenibacillus sp. genomic DNA:
GGTTAGAGCGCACCCCTGATAAGGGTGAGGTCGGTGGTTCGAGTCCACTAAGGCCCACCATAACAACCTCATAATCTTGGGCCCATAGCTCAGCTGGGAGAGCGCCTGCCTTGCAAGCAGGAGGTCAGCGGTTCGATCCCGCTTGGGTCCACCAATAACATTCCCTGATAGCTCAGTCGGTAGAGCACTCGACTGTTAATCGAGTTGTCGCAGGTTCGAGTCCTGCTCGGGGAGCCATGTGGCGGCGTAGCTCAGCTGGCTAGAGCGTACGGTTCATACCCGTGAGGTCGGGGGTTCGATCCCCTCTGCCGCTACTTAATACGGCCCGTTGGTCAAGGGGTTAAGACACCTCCCTTTCACGGAGGTAACAGGGGTTCGAATCCCCTACGGGTCACCATAAAACATGGGCGCTTAGCTCAGCTGGGAGAGCATCTGCCTTACAAGCAGAGGGTCGGCGGTTCGATCCCGTCAGCGCCCACCATGTTACTGCGGAGCCGTGGTGTAGAGGCCTAACATGCCTGCCTGTCACGCAGGAGACCGCGGGTTCGAATCCCGTCGGCTCCGCCATTATTCATGAGCCATTAGCTCAGTCGGTAGAGCACCTGACTTTTAATCAGGGTGTCGAAGGTTCGAGTCCTTCATGGCTCACTTTTTCAACAATATCATGCGGTTGTGGTGGAATGGCAGACACGCTATCTTGAGGGGGTAGTGGGCGTACGCTCGTGGAGGTTCGAGTCCTCTCAACCGCACCATACAATTTCATACGCGGTCGTGGCGGAATGGCAGACGCGCTAGATTCAGGTTCTAGTGGGGTAACACCCGTGGAGGTTCGACTCCTCTCGACCGCACTTATTTGCCACGCGGACGTGGCTCAGTGGTAGAGCATCGCCTTGCCAAGGCGAGGGTCGTGGGTTCGAATCCCATCGTCCGCTCCATAATTTCATATGTGCCCTTAGCTCAGCCGGATAGAGCGTTTGACTACGAATCAAAAGGTCGGGAGTTCGAATCTCTCAGGGCACGCCATTTCTTGATCTGTTAGCTCAGCTGGGAGAGCACCATCTTGACAGGGTGGGGGTCAGTGGTTCGAGCCCACTACAGATCATATAACACGAAAGCTCTTGCCGCATGCGCAAGAGCTTTTTGCATATCGTCCATGTTCCTCCGCCAAATCCGTGAATCGGACGGTAGGAACATTAATAATTGCGCCGGATAAATCAGAGAGGCCCATTGTGCTCATAAAATGGAAAGCGTTCTCTTAAGGGAAAAGAAGAGGCGAGGGGGTTCCGAAAAGGAAGTTCCGTAATGCTCATAATCTAGGGGATCTTTCCGTTTCCTTCTGCTTCAGCAGGATTGGCCGCGTTCGTCCTAAAGGTAGTCAAAATTTCCTCATCCATGTCTAAATATTGAACGATGTTAACGATGTCGACGCGAATCTTTTGATGCGGTTCCTTATACATGGTATATTCTCTCCTATAGCTTCAACCATAATAGCTGACCGTTCGATGTTATATTTTTATCCGACTTGACTTTATGCGCAGCAAGAACGGTCTTCGAAAGAGAGAGGAAGTTTCTTGCGAAGCAGACGCGACGTGAGCGGCGTTTCAGGAATGGGAGGCATTGTCTGTAAGCGTCTACTACAATTTAACACACATAAAATATTCGTGGAAAACGGCAAACGAATGGATATTCCTTCTTATTTCAAGAGGAATTCCTTATTCTCCGCAATACCTTGCCCGCTTTTTATTAATATTCATTTTTAGAATATTTACCAAATGGATACGATATAAAATCATATGGTGGACTCTAGGGGTGAACCAATGAGCAAACTGATTGGCGAACGAATAAAAATGCGGAGGAAAGAACTGGGCTATAAACAGGCGGCTGTAGCCAAAGAGCTCGGAATTACGCAAGGGAATTACAGTAAGATCGAGAACGGAATGATAAAAATTAACGCTGCGGATCTGCAAAAGTTGGCGAACATCTTGCAGATCAGCCCGTTGTTTCTCATGGAGACGGAGGATGAGCTCAACACCTTCGCAGAAGATACGATGTATCAGGTAATCCAAATGTATGGCGATAACAGGTTCAAAGAAGTACTTGAAATGGTTCAGCGAGTTCGTCAGACGGATGCGTTTCGGAATGAACGCGATTTCATCCGGCTCCTAATTTGGGAGGCGCGCACCCTCAATATGGTAGGAAACGTAGACGAAGCAATCGAGATCTTAGAAGATGTCGTAAAAAATAAAATGCATTTGTTGAATCGCGTGGATCAGGCGACAGCGTATTTATCGTTTGCCACGGCACAATATAACTTTACTCTAGTGTACCCCGATTATCCGGAAGTCGTGGATCGGCTTAAGCTCGCTGCGTCCTATGCAATGAAAGCAGAGGATGTGTTTAGACCCTACAAAGATATCTCGTTAAGGTTTTATAACAATGCTCTTTTGATTATCGGACTCATATGGAGCGCCTTAACGGCCAAGACGGGCAAAGTAACGGATTTCCGCGAAGGGGAGCAATACCTTTTGAAAACGCTCGAGCTGGCGAATGAGACGCTGGAGTGGACGGTAGCGACGAAAGGCGACGTTTATGTCGCCCGAGCGGAAAATCATTTCGTCTTCCAGGATGCCGAAGCGGCAATCCGGTTTACTCGCAGAGCGATCCGCTATTATCGAATCGCGAATTACGTAGCAGGTCAAATGAACGCTTTCGTTAACTTGGGGAAGTATTATACATTCCTCAATCAACCGCACCAAGCGAAAATATGTTGGGATCGAGCATACGCCCTCGCTCTGAAACACCCTTCATCCGTGTTGCCCGATATCCGGAATGAGCTGGAGAAGCTAGGGTACTCGCTTCCAACAACTTAACGTAGTGTCTAGCTTGAAACCAAGCTCTTGCGTGCCTGCGCAAGGGCTTTTCTTTATGCCCGCAGCGTTGTCCCCTATTCTACCGAAGGGCCGTCCATTTTATAAGCGAATGTAAAATCGCCGTTTCTCTTTCGCTATACCAACATATGGTAGTAGTAGAGGAGCGGAGGTGAAAGCAATGGGGAAACAATCGCTGCGCATCGCGATGATTTGCACGGAAATGCTGCCGGTTCCGCCGATTCGCGGCGGCGCCGTTCAAATATTGATTCAGGGTGCGGCGTCCTATCTCAGCAAGAAACATAGAGTTACGATTTATAGTATTTCGGATCCGGACTTAGCCGATCGGGAATTCGTCGACGGGATCGAATACGTGCGTTTGCCGGCGGACGGTTACGAATACCGCGTCGGGATGGAGCTGGCAAGGCTTCGGAAAACGAAGCTCCTGTACGACGTCATCCATGTATTCAACAGGCCGCGCAACGTGCTGATTTACAAATCGGCCATGCCGGAAAGTCGCTTCGTGCTGAGCCTTCATAACGAAATGTACCGCGACGGTAAAATTTCGTTAGAGTTGGGGCGCTTAACGATCCGCGCGTTAGATCGCATCATGAGCATCAGCGATTATATCGGAAGAACGATCGCGGCCCGGTTTCCGGCTGCGAGGCGAAAGTTGAGAACGGTGTACTCCGGGATCGACCTTGAGCGATACGCGCCCGCATGGACGGAAGCAGGGCAAGCTCTTCGCGATCAAATGCGTAAGAAGTACGGTTTAGAAGGCAAAAAAGTCGTTTTGTTCGTCGGCCGCTTGAGTGCGGTCAAAGGCCCTGACGTCCTGATTCGCGGCATGGAGCCGATTTTCGCCAAATATCCGGAATCGGTTCTCGTCATTGTCGGCAGCAAATGGTTTCACGACGAAAAGATCGATGAATTCGGCGCTAGACTTCGGCGGCTGGCAGAACCGTTCGGGGACCGGATCCGCTTTACCGGGTTCGTTCCGCCGGATCGCCTTCCCGAAGCGTTCTTGCTAGGCGACGTATTCGTCTGCAGCTCGCAGTGGCAGGAGCCGCTGGCTCGAGTCCATTACGAGGCGATGGGCGCCGGTTTGCCGGTCGTCACGACGAATCGGGGCGGCAACGGCGAAATCATTTCGCACATGACGAACGGCTGGTTGATTGATGATTATACGAATCCGAACGCGTTTACCGAGGCGATCGACGCTTTGTTCGGCCAGCCCGAGGAGGCGCTTCGGATGGCCAAGGCGGGACGGGCTTTCGTCGAGAACGATTTCGGCTTCGAACACGCGGCTGCCCGGTTGGAACAGTTGTACCGGGAAGCGCTTCGCCGAAAAAAAACGAAGCATTAAAAAGGAGGGGTCGACATGGACCCGACGATGTCGCAAGTCGTCAAGCGCGTGATGGCGCACTATCCCGTCGAGATTAAACAAATCTACTTGCTTTCTTTCAAGGGGAAGAAGGCGGTATGGTCCGTGGATACGGATCAAGGCGAGTTGATCGTGAAGAAGGTGCCTTTCGCACCGAAGGACATCGGATTCATGATTCATGCGATCGATTATTTGCGCGAGAGAGGCGTTCACACCCCGGCGGTTTGGAAAACGACGAACGATCAGGGCTTCGTAACGGTGGATGGGGAACATTTCGTCGTATTCGAGGCGGTTCGGGGACGATCCCCGGAATACAAGATCGAGGGGGAGCTGCGGTTGATCATGAGGGGGATGGCAGCTTTCCACCAAGCATCCCGGGGGATCGAATCGCCGACGGGCGAATTCCCTTCCATGCTGCTCAACGAGTGGGAGAAGGACATGACGGTCCGATTGGGGCGGTTGGAAACTTGGAAAGCGGAAGTGACGCACAGGGGGCCGCAAGGCGAATTCGACCGACTGTTCTTGGATCACGTCGACGTCTTCTTGTCGGACGGACGGAAAGCGATCGCGCTGCTCGCCGCCAGCGGGTTCGAACGATGGCTGGAGCAAACAAGAGCTGCGAAAACGTTATGTCACCAAGATTTCGCGGCAGGCAACCTCGCCATCGGCGACGACGGATTGCTTTATGTTTACGACATGGACTCGCTGACGGTGGACGTGCCCATCCGGGATTTGCGTAAAATTTTGAACAAGGTGATGAAGAAAGATTGCGCTTGGTCGCTTGAACGAATGCTGTTCATGCTTCGGTCGTACCAAGAGGTGCATGCGCTGACGGACAATCACTATCGTTCCCTGACGGCCGACCTGCTGTTTCCGCACTTGTTTTACGGTCAAGTCTCCAAGTATTACGAGCGTCGCGAGCCGAACTGGACCGAGCGCAAGCATATCGAACGGCTGAACGAAATGATCGCCACCGAGCACAGCAAACGGGACGTCCTCGAGGCGTTCTTGAATCGGCTCGGGGAGGTGGTCGGCCATGGGTGACGTCACCGGCTACGACAGCGCGCCGGATGTCGCGTTGGGGCTGCAACTGATGGCGGAGCATTACCCGCAGATGCGGACGATCTCTGCCGAGGTCATCCAAGGCGGAGGCATTAAGACGCTATGGAAACTAGATACGTCCCAGGGCGTCTTCTGCTTGAAACGAATTCGCAAATCGATTCCCATCGTCGATTTCACGACCGCCGCGCAAATGTATTTGCGGAGGAAAGGCGCGCTCGTCGCCGATATCGTGCCGACGAAGTCCGGAAAGCCTTACTTCGTCCACGAGGGCTACGCGCTCGTGCTTTACGGTTGGATCGAAGGAACGGATTTGGATATGGAAGAAGAAGCGGAACACTTGGAGC
This region includes:
- a CDS encoding helix-turn-helix transcriptional regulator; the protein is MSKLIGERIKMRRKELGYKQAAVAKELGITQGNYSKIENGMIKINAADLQKLANILQISPLFLMETEDELNTFAEDTMYQVIQMYGDNRFKEVLEMVQRVRQTDAFRNERDFIRLLIWEARTLNMVGNVDEAIEILEDVVKNKMHLLNRVDQATAYLSFATAQYNFTLVYPDYPEVVDRLKLAASYAMKAEDVFRPYKDISLRFYNNALLIIGLIWSALTAKTGKVTDFREGEQYLLKTLELANETLEWTVATKGDVYVARAENHFVFQDAEAAIRFTRRAIRYYRIANYVAGQMNAFVNLGKYYTFLNQPHQAKICWDRAYALALKHPSSVLPDIRNELEKLGYSLPTT
- a CDS encoding glycosyltransferase family 4 protein; the encoded protein is MGKQSLRIAMICTEMLPVPPIRGGAVQILIQGAASYLSKKHRVTIYSISDPDLADREFVDGIEYVRLPADGYEYRVGMELARLRKTKLLYDVIHVFNRPRNVLIYKSAMPESRFVLSLHNEMYRDGKISLELGRLTIRALDRIMSISDYIGRTIAARFPAARRKLRTVYSGIDLERYAPAWTEAGQALRDQMRKKYGLEGKKVVLFVGRLSAVKGPDVLIRGMEPIFAKYPESVLVIVGSKWFHDEKIDEFGARLRRLAEPFGDRIRFTGFVPPDRLPEAFLLGDVFVCSSQWQEPLARVHYEAMGAGLPVVTTNRGGNGEIISHMTNGWLIDDYTNPNAFTEAIDALFGQPEEALRMAKAGRAFVENDFGFEHAAARLEQLYREALRRKKTKH
- a CDS encoding CotS family spore coat protein; this translates as MDPTMSQVVKRVMAHYPVEIKQIYLLSFKGKKAVWSVDTDQGELIVKKVPFAPKDIGFMIHAIDYLRERGVHTPAVWKTTNDQGFVTVDGEHFVVFEAVRGRSPEYKIEGELRLIMRGMAAFHQASRGIESPTGEFPSMLLNEWEKDMTVRLGRLETWKAEVTHRGPQGEFDRLFLDHVDVFLSDGRKAIALLAASGFERWLEQTRAAKTLCHQDFAAGNLAIGDDGLLYVYDMDSLTVDVPIRDLRKILNKVMKKDCAWSLERMLFMLRSYQEVHALTDNHYRSLTADLLFPHLFYGQVSKYYERREPNWTERKHIERLNEMIATEHSKRDVLEAFLNRLGEVVGHG